One genomic region from Bufo bufo chromosome 3, aBufBuf1.1, whole genome shotgun sequence encodes:
- the LOC120994255 gene encoding histone H1C-like, translating to MAETAPAAAAPPPPAEAAAKSKKQPRKSAAAGGAKKSKKPSGASVSELLVTAVSASKERSGVSLAALKKALAAGGCDVEKNNSRIKVAVRALVTKGTLTQVKGSGASGSFKLNKKQQETKDKAAAKKKKPAAKKPAATAAKKPAKSPKKPKKAPAKSPKKAKKPAAAKKAAKSPKKPKAAPKKLAKSPAKKAAKPKAAKSPAKKAAKPKASKSPAKKAAKAKKSAAKK from the coding sequence ATGGCAGAGACCGCGCCAGCAGCcgccgctcctcctcctcccgccgAAGCGGCCGCCAAGTCCAAGAAGCAGCCGAGGAAATCCGCCGCGGCAGGGGGCGCCAAGAAAAGCAAGAAGCCGTCCGGTGCCAGCGTGTCCGAGCTCCTGGTCACAGCCGTGTCCGCCTCCAAGGAGCGCAGCGGGGTGTCTCTGGCCGCCCTGAAGAAGGCTCTGGCTGCCGGAGGATGCGATGTAGAGAAGAACAATAGCCGCATCAAGGTGGCCGTCAGGGCTCTGGTCACCAAGGGGACCCTCACCCAGGTGAAGGGCAGCGGCGCCTCCGGCTCCTTCAAGCTCAACAagaagcagcaggagaccaaggaCAAGGCGGCGGCCAAGAAGAAGAAGCCGGCGGCCAAGAAACCTGCAGCTACTGCGGCCAAGAAACCCGCTAAATCCCCGAAGAAGCCCAAGAAGGCTCCGGCCAAGAGCCCGAAAAAGGCTAAGAAACCAGCCGCGGCCAAGAAAGCAGCCAAGAGCCCCAAGAAGCCGAAGGCTGCCCCCAAGAAGCTAGCCAAGAGTCCGGCTAAGAAGGCGGCCAAACCCAAGGCTGCCAAGAGTCCGGCTAAGAAGGCGGCCAAACCCAAGGCTTCCAAGAGTCCGGCTAAGAAAGCGGCGAAAGCCAAGAAGAGCGCGGCCAAGAAGTAA
- the LOC120994254 gene encoding histone H2A type 1, whose translation MSGRGKQGGKVRAKAKTRSSRAGLQFPVGRVHRLLRKGNYAERVGAGAPVYLAAVLEYLTAEILELAGNAARDNKKTRIIPRHLQLAVRNDEELNKLLGGVTIAQGGVLPNIQAVLLPKKTESTKSAKSK comes from the coding sequence ATGTCTGGACGAGGCAAACAAGGAGGCAAAGTCCGGGCTAAGGCCAAGACCCGCTCCTCCCGGGCAGGGCTCCAGTTCCCGGTCGGCCGAGTGCACAGGCTCCTCCGCAAGGGCAACTACGCCGAGAGGGTGGGCGCCGGCGCTCCCGTCTACTTGGCCGCTGTGCTCGAGTATCTCACCGCCGAGATCCTGGAGCTGGCCGGCAATGCCGCCCGCGACAACAAGAAGACCCGCATCATCCCCCGCCACCTGCAGCTGGCCGTGCGTAACGACGAGGAGCTCAACAAGCTGCTGGGCGGTGTCACCATCGCCCAGGGAGGCGTCCTGCCCAACATCCAGGCCGTGCTGCTGCCCAAGAAGACCGAGAGCACCAAGTCGGCCAAGAGCAAGTGA